In Streptomyces sp. NBC_00704, a genomic segment contains:
- a CDS encoding RcpC/CpaB family pilus assembly protein has protein sequence MSALPPSPPRPSVPHSFPSAPCPPGPEAPATCEVPAFDPVRVGHSRYRLGRLVRSRRRALAIGLAVTAAALVAATPRDGDPARGHPDGDAHGNSPSGARSSAHAPASPTRTAGKVTAPVRIADAATVRLLRPGDRVDVIAVEQPTAVAAGGGTGGEARVVARGALVTKVPEPLDAPDSAPATTFGGSGGSGGSGALVVLSVPRPTAARLAGASATARLAVTVW, from the coding sequence ATGTCCGCGCTTCCTCCCTCTCCTCCGCGCCCGTCCGTCCCGCACTCCTTCCCGTCCGCGCCGTGTCCGCCCGGCCCGGAGGCGCCCGCGACATGCGAGGTGCCCGCCTTCGATCCGGTCCGTGTCGGTCACAGCCGGTACCGGCTCGGCCGGCTGGTCCGGAGCCGCAGGCGCGCCCTCGCGATCGGACTGGCCGTCACCGCCGCCGCGCTCGTGGCCGCGACTCCACGGGACGGCGACCCGGCCCGCGGACACCCGGACGGTGACGCGCACGGAAACTCACCATCCGGCGCGCGATCGTCCGCGCACGCCCCCGCGTCCCCCACCCGTACCGCCGGGAAGGTGACGGCCCCGGTGCGCATCGCCGACGCGGCCACCGTCCGGCTGCTGCGCCCCGGTGACCGGGTCGACGTCATCGCGGTCGAGCAGCCGACGGCCGTCGCGGCGGGCGGCGGCACGGGCGGCGAGGCACGCGTCGTCGCGCGCGGGGCGCTCGTCACCAAGGTGCCCGAGCCGCTGGACGCCCCTGACTCGGCCCCCGCCACCACCTTCGGCGGAAGCGGGGGCAGCGGCGGCAGCGGCGCCTTGGTCGTCCTGTCGGTGCCCCGTCCGACCGCCGCGCGCCTTGCGGGTGCGAGCGCGACGGCACGGCTGGCGGTGACGGTGTGGTGA
- a CDS encoding S-methyl-5'-thioadenosine phosphorylase, producing MANKAANAEIGVIGGSGLYSFLDDVTEIQVDTPYGPPSDSLFIGETAGRRVAFLPRHGRGHHLPPHRINYRANLWALRSVGVRQVLGPCAVGGLRPEYGPGTLLVPDQLVDRTKSRTGTYFDGLPLPDGTVPRVVHVSLADPYCPTGRAAALEAARGRQWEPVDGGTLVVVEGPRFSTRAESLWHQAQGWSTVGMTGHPETALARELELCYTSLNLVTDLDAGAESGEGVSHQEVMRVFAANVDRLREVLFDTLAALPAGTDRNCLCTNALGGLNPGFELP from the coding sequence ATGGCGAACAAGGCAGCGAACGCAGAGATCGGCGTCATCGGCGGCTCCGGTCTCTACTCGTTCCTCGACGACGTGACCGAGATCCAGGTCGACACCCCCTACGGCCCGCCCAGCGACTCCCTCTTCATCGGCGAGACCGCCGGCCGCCGGGTCGCCTTCCTCCCCCGCCACGGACGCGGGCACCACCTGCCGCCCCACCGCATCAACTACCGGGCCAACCTGTGGGCGCTGCGCTCCGTCGGCGTGCGTCAGGTCCTCGGCCCGTGCGCCGTGGGCGGGCTGCGCCCCGAATACGGGCCAGGCACGCTGCTCGTGCCCGACCAGCTGGTCGACCGGACGAAGTCGCGGACCGGGACCTACTTCGACGGCCTGCCCCTCCCCGACGGCACCGTGCCCCGCGTGGTGCACGTGTCGCTGGCCGACCCCTACTGCCCGACCGGACGCGCGGCGGCCCTCGAGGCGGCACGCGGCCGGCAGTGGGAGCCGGTGGACGGCGGCACCCTCGTCGTGGTCGAGGGACCGAGGTTCTCCACCCGCGCCGAATCCCTGTGGCACCAGGCGCAGGGCTGGTCGACGGTCGGCATGACGGGCCACCCCGAAACCGCCCTCGCCCGCGAACTGGAGCTCTGCTACACGTCGCTGAACCTGGTCACCGACCTGGACGCGGGCGCCGAGAGCGGTGAGGGCGTGTCGCACCAGGAGGTCATGCGCGTCTTCGCCGCCAACGTGGACCGCCTCCGGGAGGTGCTGTTCGACACGCTCGCCGCCCTCCCCGCCGGCACCGACCGGAACTGCCTGTGCACGAACGCCCTGGGCGGCCTGAACCCCGGGTTCGAACTGCCGTAG
- a CDS encoding FmdB family zinc ribbon protein: MPTYQYQCTECGEGLEAVQKFTDDALTECPSCDGRLKKVFSAVGIVFKGSGFYRNDSRGSSSSSSPASSKSSTTDSKPSTTTSSSSSSDSSAGSKSSSTGTSAGSSSAA; encoded by the coding sequence GTGCCGACCTACCAGTACCAGTGCACCGAGTGCGGCGAGGGCCTCGAGGCGGTGCAGAAGTTCACCGACGACGCTCTGACCGAGTGCCCGAGCTGTGATGGCCGCCTCAAGAAGGTGTTCTCCGCGGTCGGCATCGTGTTCAAGGGCTCGGGCTTCTACCGCAACGACAGCCGCGGCTCGTCGTCGAGCAGCTCGCCGGCGTCGTCGAAGTCGTCGACCACCGACTCCAAGCCGAGCACGACCACGTCGTCGTCCTCTTCGTCGGACTCCTCGGCGGGCTCCAAGTCGTCGAGCACCGGCACCTCGGCCGGCAGCAGCTCCGCCGCCTGA
- a CDS encoding MFS transporter → MASTVTTEPSKDSSASSRPGYGQLLRTRGAWTFLLPGFAARQPFAMLTISIVLLVQHTTGSYGAAGAAAAVTGVSMALCAPYSGRLADRYGQRAVLVPGVLVHTVSGIALTALALAHAPLWALFAAAVPTGASVPQVGPMVRARWGVQLKGSPLMSTAAAFESVTDELTFVLGPLLATALCTAVHPAAGLVTEASLTLLGGLLFAAQKSTQPRIAAAGHTRVEHASALRVPGVRVLIATFLGIGSVFGGMQVSLAAFSESIGEPGLNGVLYGTFAAGNMLSGLVCGAIAWKVAPQRRLVVAYAALALVASGLWAAHSVLVLAGLGLLVGMCIAPALITGYTLVEGLVPAGARTEAFTWLTGAVALGQAAAVTVAGQLEDNVRDGAGFLVPMCGTVLALTVLLALRSRLATRPHARTVARGVGHREPVTVD, encoded by the coding sequence GTGGCATCCACGGTCACCACCGAGCCGTCGAAGGACTCGTCGGCCTCCTCCCGCCCGGGATACGGGCAACTGCTGCGCACCCGCGGCGCCTGGACGTTCCTGCTGCCCGGCTTCGCCGCCCGCCAGCCGTTCGCGATGCTCACCATCTCCATCGTGCTGCTCGTGCAGCACACCACCGGCTCGTACGGGGCCGCCGGCGCCGCCGCCGCCGTCACCGGCGTCTCCATGGCGCTGTGCGCGCCCTACAGCGGCCGCCTCGCCGACCGCTACGGGCAGCGCGCGGTGCTGGTCCCCGGCGTGCTCGTGCACACCGTGTCCGGGATCGCCCTCACGGCCCTCGCCCTCGCTCACGCGCCCCTGTGGGCGCTGTTCGCGGCCGCCGTGCCCACGGGCGCCTCGGTGCCGCAGGTCGGGCCCATGGTGCGGGCCCGGTGGGGCGTGCAACTGAAGGGCTCACCGCTGATGAGCACCGCGGCGGCCTTCGAGTCCGTCACGGACGAGCTGACCTTCGTCCTCGGCCCGCTCCTGGCGACCGCCCTGTGCACCGCCGTGCACCCCGCCGCCGGTCTGGTCACCGAGGCCTCGCTGACCCTGCTCGGCGGCCTGCTGTTCGCCGCGCAGAAGAGCACCCAGCCGCGGATCGCCGCCGCTGGCCACACGCGCGTGGAGCACGCCTCGGCTCTGCGCGTCCCCGGTGTGCGCGTGCTGATCGCGACGTTCCTGGGCATCGGCTCCGTCTTCGGCGGCATGCAGGTCTCCCTCGCCGCGTTCTCCGAGTCGATCGGCGAACCCGGCCTGAACGGCGTCCTGTACGGCACCTTCGCCGCGGGCAACATGCTGTCGGGTCTGGTCTGCGGCGCGATCGCCTGGAAGGTCGCCCCGCAGCGCCGCCTGGTCGTCGCCTACGCGGCCCTCGCGCTCGTCGCCTCCGGTCTGTGGGCCGCGCACTCCGTGCTCGTCCTGGCGGGCCTCGGTCTGCTGGTCGGCATGTGCATCGCGCCCGCGCTGATCACCGGCTACACCCTGGTCGAGGGCCTGGTCCCGGCCGGGGCCCGCACCGAGGCGTTCACCTGGCTGACGGGCGCCGTCGCGCTCGGCCAGGCGGCCGCCGTCACCGTCGCCGGGCAACTGGAGGACAACGTCCGCGACGGCGCCGGTTTCCTGGTCCCGATGTGCGGCACCGTACTGGCCCTGACGGTCCTGCTGGCGCTGCGTTCGCGGCTCGCCACACGCCCACACGCGCGTACCGTCGCGCGTGGCGTCGGTCACCGCGAGCCGGTGACAGTGGACTGA